The sequence below is a genomic window from Sorangiineae bacterium MSr12523.
CCCGCACAGTGCCAACGAGCTGGCCGACATGCTCGAGGCCATCCCGCGCGACGGCCTTCCAACGAGCTACCCCTTGGGGGTTGCCCGCCGCCCGCCGCCGACGACGCGCCCGCCGCCCGCCCGCGATCGCGACGCAACCAATGGCAAAAAGGAAGACGCGCGCGACGACAAGAAGGATCCCGCCGCAGGCGCCACGGGAGCCGGCGCGGGTCACGGCACCGCAAAACCGCCGGTCACGTCGAACTGACATGGCCTCCAAGCGAGGCACGGCGACATGGGACGACCTCTTGGCCATCCCGGAGGACGAGCGCTACCACGAGGTCGTCGACGGCGAAATCGTTGAAAAGGCTCACCCCTCGTTCGAGCATGGCAACGCGCAAGGCGGACTCATTTCAACGCTGCGCCCCAGTTTCCAACGACGCCCCGGAGGCCGGCATCCTGGCGGCTGGTGGTTGGTGCTCGAAGTGGACATCGAGTTCGAGACGCATCAGGTGTATCGACCGGATATTTCCGGATGGCGTCGAGACCGAGTCCCCGAACGCCCAACCGGAATCCCGGTCCGCGTCCGCCCTGACTGGGTGTGCGAAGTCCTTTCCCCGACGAACAAGCGCAACGATACGATCCGAAAGGCGCGCACGTACTTCCGCATGCGGGTGCCGCACTATTGGCTCGTGGACCCGACGGAGGAAACGCTGACCGTTCACCGCTGGACCGCGGAAGGCTACCTCCTCGTGCTCACGGCCGAGCGCGGAGAGCGTGTGCGGGCGGAGCCCTTCGATGCGATCGAGTTTTCCGTCGGTCTCCTTTTCGGCGACGATCCCGAGGACTGATCCGTCGCTTCCATCCAGTGCGCGGGCGCCGGTTTGCGTCTAAGCTGAATAAGACTGGTCATGCTGCCTCGTCGTCGTTCTGCTGCGCTCGCTTCTCTTCTCGCCGCTGCCCTTGCGTATTCCAGCGTCGCATCCGTGGCGCAGGCGCAGGATTTCGATCCGCGCGGGCGTCACCGTCCTTCGCAGCCGGGCAAGCCAGGGGGCAAACCCGGCGGTACGTCGCGGCCTCCGACCTCGGGTGCCCCGCCCACCTCGCCGAAGCCGCCGGCAGGAACGGGTAGCCCGTCGGCGGCTTCGGAGACGGGTGCACCGCCGACGGTGCTCATCGAGCGCTACGCGAAAATCGTGCTCTCGCAGCCGGGATCGCCCTTTCCGCTGCAGCGCCTTGCGCAGCTTTACCGCGACAAGGATGGGAACCTGAACGCGCTCGTGGCCGACTTCGAAAAGCGCGCCGCGGCTCCGGGGGCCGAGCAGTACGCGGCGACGGTCACGCTCGCGGGCATCTACAAGTTGGACGGGCGCGGCGACGACGCCATCAAGACGTACGAGAAGGCCATCGCCCTCAAGAGCAACGACGCCACCGCGATGCTGGCCCTCGCACGCCTTCTGCAAGACCGCGGTGACACCGCGGCGGCGCGCAAGCGCTACGAGCAAGCCCTCGCCCTGCAAACGGTGCCCGCCGACAAAGAGCAGACGGTGCGCACGTTGATGGCGCTCGCCCTCGACGCGAAAGATTTCGCGGGCGCCAAGGCGTTCCACAAAGACCTGGTGAAGATGCAGCCGTCGAGTCTCTTCGTGAAGGGCGAGCTCGGACGCGAGCTCTTCACGCGGGGCGAGTTCGAAAAAGCCGAGGCCGAGTTCAAAGAGCTTGCCGCCGCCGCCGCGGGCGACAACCGCGCGCTCGCCCCCGCGCTCAAGGAGCTCGGCAAGGCGCAGGCGAAGGCCCACAAGAACCAAGAGGCCATCGCCACCCTGAAGAAGGCCCTCTCCGTGGCCGGCTCCGAAGCCGCCGTGCGCGCGGAAATCTACGAGGTCATCACGGAGCTTTACCGCGCCGACCAGCAGCTGCCGGTGCTCATCAA
It includes:
- a CDS encoding Uma2 family endonuclease: MASKRGTATWDDLLAIPEDERYHEVVDGEIVEKAHPSFEHGNAQGGLISTLRPSFQRRPGGRHPGGWWLVLEVDIEFETHQVYRPDISGWRRDRVPERPTGIPVRVRPDWVCEVLSPTNKRNDTIRKARTYFRMRVPHYWLVDPTEETLTVHRWTAEGYLLVLTAERGERVRAEPFDAIEFSVGLLFGDDPED